One genomic segment of Tubulanus polymorphus chromosome 4, tnTubPoly1.2, whole genome shotgun sequence includes these proteins:
- the LOC141903465 gene encoding ribosomal RNA processing protein 36 homolog isoform X2: MNRHRKLDDSPPAASSSEEEDVSSEEESEKIEEGDSSDHEEGDSSDHEEGVSEESGTVTTDPHADLKETLSTMSFEELQKLQERIGSKVFNQATAGGGGKTSRNIAACVNQRTFKRANKNRPMEISSKRPTRRLKDGGVAVKRKTIRDPRFDDLSGDYDEKLFQQSYGFIDGLKAREKTMLSKKLKKCENPTERAKIRRLLDRFKQQENTRKQKEKTRETEKMLKNKEKELVESGKSPFYLKKSEKKKLELADKFKELKESGKLEQYLSKKRKKLATKDKKRLPPISQ, from the coding sequence ATGAATCGACACCGAAAATTAGACGACTCGCCACCAGCAGCTAGTAGTTCAGAGGAGGAAGATGTCAGCTCAGAGGAGGAAAGTGAGAAGATTGAGGAGGGTGACTCATCGGATCACGAAGAGGGTGACTCCTCGGATCATGAGGAGGGTGTCTCCGAGGAGTCCGGAACAGTGACTACCGATCCGCACGCCGATTTAAAGGAGACGTTATCAACGATGTCATTCGAGGAGTTACAAAAACTTCAAGAGCGAATCGGTTCGAAAGTTTTCAATCAGGCGACCGCCGGCGGGGGTGGAAAAACTTCTCGAAATATCGCTGCCTGTGTAAATCAACGGACGTTCAAACGCGCGAATAAAAATCGGCCGATGGAAATAAGTTCGAAGAGACCGACTCGTCGTTTGAAAGACGGCGGCGTCGCCGTCAAACGGAAAACAATTCGAGACCCGCGTTTCGACGACTTGTCAGGAGACTACGACGAAAAACTGTTCCAACAATCGTACGGTTTTATCGACGGTTTGAAAGCGCGCGAGAAAACGATGCTTtcgaaaaaactgaaaaaatgcGAGAATCCGACGGAACGTGCGAAAATCCGTCGTCTACTCGATCGTTTTAAACAGCAGGAAAACACGAGAAAACAGAAAGAGAAAACACGCGAAACGGAAAAAATGCTCAAAAATAAAGAGAAAGAGCTCGTTGAGAGCGGTAAGAGTCCGTTTTATCTGAAGAAGTCGGAGAAAAAGAAACTGGAACTCGCGGATAAATTCAAAGAGCTGAAAGAGTCCGGCAAACTGGAACAATACCTGTCGAAAAAACGGAAAAAACTGGCGACGAAAGATAAAAAACGTTTACCACCGATCAgtcaataa
- the LOC141903465 gene encoding ribosomal RNA processing protein 36 homolog isoform X1 has product MIPEQIDAQTFTLYIYLNNRAYSVIYSVFTKPGVFVSEKFEYQYPMLYTNVYVSYHRSVMLSYTFHVNQYLQAAIQCVHTISEYEAGITGSLHVVHKMNRHRKLDDSPPAASSSEEEDVSSEEESEKIEEGDSSDHEEGDSSDHEEGVSEESGTVTTDPHADLKETLSTMSFEELQKLQERIGSKVFNQATAGGGGKTSRNIAACVNQRTFKRANKNRPMEISSKRPTRRLKDGGVAVKRKTIRDPRFDDLSGDYDEKLFQQSYGFIDGLKAREKTMLSKKLKKCENPTERAKIRRLLDRFKQQENTRKQKEKTRETEKMLKNKEKELVESGKSPFYLKKSEKKKLELADKFKELKESGKLEQYLSKKRKKLATKDKKRLPPISQ; this is encoded by the exons ATGATACCTGAACAAATCGATGCACAGacatttactttatatatctaCTTGAACAATCGAGCCTACTCAGTAATATACTCAGTTTTTACGAAACCTGGAGTTTTtgtttcagagaaatttgagTATCAGTATCCGATGCTATATACTAACGTTTACGTTAGTTATCATCGCTCCGTCATGTTaagttatacatttcatgtcaaCCAGTATCTACAGGCAGCTATACAGTGTGTACACACTATATCTGAATACGAGGCTGGAATAACAGGCTCACTTCACGTAG tcCATAAAATGAATCGACACCGAAAATTAGACGACTCGCCACCAGCAGCTAGTAGTTCAGAGGAGGAAGATGTCAGCTCAGAGGAGGAAAGTGAGAAGATTGAGGAGGGTGACTCATCGGATCACGAAGAGGGTGACTCCTCGGATCATGAGGAGGGTGTCTCCGAGGAGTCCGGAACAGTGACTACCGATCCGCACGCCGATTTAAAGGAGACGTTATCAACGATGTCATTCGAGGAGTTACAAAAACTTCAAGAGCGAATCGGTTCGAAAGTTTTCAATCAGGCGACCGCCGGCGGGGGTGGAAAAACTTCTCGAAATATCGCTGCCTGTGTAAATCAACGGACGTTCAAACGCGCGAATAAAAATCGGCCGATGGAAATAAGTTCGAAGAGACCGACTCGTCGTTTGAAAGACGGCGGCGTCGCCGTCAAACGGAAAACAATTCGAGACCCGCGTTTCGACGACTTGTCAGGAGACTACGACGAAAAACTGTTCCAACAATCGTACGGTTTTATCGACGGTTTGAAAGCGCGCGAGAAAACGATGCTTtcgaaaaaactgaaaaaatgcGAGAATCCGACGGAACGTGCGAAAATCCGTCGTCTACTCGATCGTTTTAAACAGCAGGAAAACACGAGAAAACAGAAAGAGAAAACACGCGAAACGGAAAAAATGCTCAAAAATAAAGAGAAAGAGCTCGTTGAGAGCGGTAAGAGTCCGTTTTATCTGAAGAAGTCGGAGAAAAAGAAACTGGAACTCGCGGATAAATTCAAAGAGCTGAAAGAGTCCGGCAAACTGGAACAATACCTGTCGAAAAAACGGAAAAAACTGGCGACGAAAGATAAAAAACGTTTACCACCGATCAgtcaataa
- the LOC141904559 gene encoding uncharacterized protein LOC141904559 isoform X3, with protein sequence MRRIVGEKIIDDIKYADVLIVWVGTNDLNENVQPKDIVKAYQFFLGYLALMMPSTKILLLPIFPRNDSKVKDQKRKKVNRLTKKLLREPRFKRVSFMKTERIFETSQKRKNKGDQFSVKQEFYRLDGLHLNDRGIERLHRYIMQYIKENLSADPRSKIAERVERANIAHGLCTEETPKFTKKMHVTM encoded by the exons ATGCGTAGAATCGTCGGTGAGAAAATAATTGACGACATAAAATACGCGGACGTTCTCATAGTATGGGTCGGAACTAACGATTTAAACGAAAATGTTCAACCAAAGGATATAGTAAAGGCATACCAG TTTTTTTTAGGTTATCTCGCGCTGATGATGCCATCAACCAAAATCCTTCTGTTGCCGATATTTCCACGAAATGATTCAAAGGTGAAGGATCAGAAGCGGAAGAAAGTTAATAGGTTAACGAAGAAGCTTCTGCGCGAACCCAGGTTCAAAAGGGTTTCCTTCATGAAAACTgag CGTATTTTCGAAACGAGTCAGAAACGCAAAAACAAAGGAGATCAATTCTCTGTCAAACAAGAATTTTATCGTTTGGATGGGTTGCATTTAAATGATCGTGGAATAGAACGCCTGCATCGTTATATTATGCAATACATCAAGGAAAATCTGTCAGCTGACCCCAGAAGTAAGATCGCGGAACGAGTGGAGAGGGCTAATATTGCGCACGGACTATGTACCGAGGAGACACCGAAATTCACAAAGAAAAT GCATGtaacaatgtaa
- the LOC141904559 gene encoding uncharacterized protein LOC141904559 isoform X2, giving the protein MRRIVGEKIIDDIKYADVLIVWVGTNDLNENVQPKDIVKAYQFFLGYLALMMPSTKILLLPIFPRNDSKVKDQKRKKVNRLTKKLLREPRFKRVSFMKTERIFETSQKRKNKGDQFSVKQEFYRLDGLHLNDRGIERLHRYIMQYIKENLSADPRSKIAERVERANIAHGLCTEETPKFTKKMYHVTRRM; this is encoded by the exons ATGCGTAGAATCGTCGGTGAGAAAATAATTGACGACATAAAATACGCGGACGTTCTCATAGTATGGGTCGGAACTAACGATTTAAACGAAAATGTTCAACCAAAGGATATAGTAAAGGCATACCAG TTTTTTTTAGGTTATCTCGCGCTGATGATGCCATCAACCAAAATCCTTCTGTTGCCGATATTTCCACGAAATGATTCAAAGGTGAAGGATCAGAAGCGGAAGAAAGTTAATAGGTTAACGAAGAAGCTTCTGCGCGAACCCAGGTTCAAAAGGGTTTCCTTCATGAAAACTgag CGTATTTTCGAAACGAGTCAGAAACGCAAAAACAAAGGAGATCAATTCTCTGTCAAACAAGAATTTTATCGTTTGGATGGGTTGCATTTAAATGATCGTGGAATAGAACGCCTGCATCGTTATATTATGCAATACATCAAGGAAAATCTGTCAGCTGACCCCAGAAGTAAGATCGCGGAACGAGTGGAGAGGGCTAATATTGCGCACGGACTATGTACCGAGGAGACACCGAAATTCACAAAGAAAATGTACCATGTTACTCGAC GCATGtaa
- the LOC141904559 gene encoding uncharacterized protein LOC141904559 isoform X1, producing MRRIVGEKIIDDIKYADVLIVWVGTNDLNENVQPKDIVKAYQFFLGYLALMMPSTKILLLPIFPRNDSKVKDQKRKKVNRLTKKLLREPRFKRVSFMKTERIFETSQKRKNKGDQFSVKQEFYRLDGLHLNDRGIERLHRYIMQYIKENLSADPRSKIAERVERANIAHGLCTEETPKFTKKMYHVTRRMNSIQSINSLPCLRHPDLVVETPQEK from the exons ATGCGTAGAATCGTCGGTGAGAAAATAATTGACGACATAAAATACGCGGACGTTCTCATAGTATGGGTCGGAACTAACGATTTAAACGAAAATGTTCAACCAAAGGATATAGTAAAGGCATACCAG TTTTTTTTAGGTTATCTCGCGCTGATGATGCCATCAACCAAAATCCTTCTGTTGCCGATATTTCCACGAAATGATTCAAAGGTGAAGGATCAGAAGCGGAAGAAAGTTAATAGGTTAACGAAGAAGCTTCTGCGCGAACCCAGGTTCAAAAGGGTTTCCTTCATGAAAACTgag CGTATTTTCGAAACGAGTCAGAAACGCAAAAACAAAGGAGATCAATTCTCTGTCAAACAAGAATTTTATCGTTTGGATGGGTTGCATTTAAATGATCGTGGAATAGAACGCCTGCATCGTTATATTATGCAATACATCAAGGAAAATCTGTCAGCTGACCCCAGAAGTAAGATCGCGGAACGAGTGGAGAGGGCTAATATTGCGCACGGACTATGTACCGAGGAGACACCGAAATTCACAAAGAAAATGTACCATGTTACTCGACGTATGAATTCAATACAATCAATCAATtcgttaccatgcctacgccaccctgatttagttgttgagaccccacaagaaaaataa